ATCCTCTGGGGATGGGCCAGTGGCGAAGCGCTCGCTCTCGGCGCACGCGCGATCACGGCTTCCCCCCTCCAGCAGGACCTCATGCGCGCTGTACTCAAAGCCCTCTCGTTCAATGTCGCGTTCGCCGTCGAATTCGACGGCGGCGAGGTCGTCACCCGATACATCCTCGACCTCGACGAGACGTGGGTGAAGCGCTACGATCCGATCCTGCGTCCGAACGCGTCGTCAGCGGAAGATGCGACGCTTCGCCTCATCCCGAGGCGGATTCGTCATTTCACCCTCTATCGGTGGACGGACGCTCGAGCGTTGACCACCGCGCTCGAAGAGACGCTCGGGGCCTCGCTTCCTGAACCGCTTCGCCTCATCCTCGCGGGGACGCTCGCTCGCATGCGCCAAGCACTCGGATGGGATCCAGAGGAGACGGTCGCCGATGCGCTCGGATCAACGCTCGCTGTCGTGGACACGGGCGATCCGACGCTGCTGCTGCTCATCTCCGCGCGAAACGCGCCGAAGCTCGCGGCATTGATCGGAAAACACTTCAAGCATATGGGAGCGCGCGTGCGCGAGACCTCCGTGCGCGGGATCTCCCTCTTCGCGTCTGAAGCGCATCCGGAGCGCGCGTTCGCCTTCCTCGACGGACACCTGCTCATCGGGCATCCGAAGCAGATCGAGCAGGTTCTCCTCGCGCGCGAGAGACGGGAGACCGTGGACGACGATTCGGCGCTGCGCGCGCGATTGACGGCGAGCGATGGATTCGAGATCACGGTGACCTTCGAACAGCAGGAGACGGTGCGCGCATTCCTGCGCGCCATCGAACGGATGGAACGCATGTCCTCGATGGCGATCCGCGCACAAGATGCGGAAGCCGCGTATCGGCTCGCCGCGCAGTGGCCGCCGAGCATTCGCGTCTCGTCGCTGCGCCCGGAAGGCCTGTGGAGTGAGAGTCGCTCGCTGCTCGGCCCGCTCGCGTTTCTCCTCCAGGTCATCGAGGAAGGGGAAGGATGAATCGGGCGTTCGACGAAATGACGGCGAGGTCGGCGATGTCAGCGCGAAGAATCTCGTGTGAAACGATGAGGTGACGCATGAACGGCATCGCGGGTATTCTCTTGCGTCGGCTCCTGCTCGTCATTCCGGTGGTTTGGGCTGTAGTGACGCTCGTCTTCCTGCTGCTGCATCTGGTGCCGGGGGATCCGGTCCTCGCCTTTCTCGGAGAGACGGCGACGCCCGAACAAGTGGCGGAGATGCGCCGTCGGTTCGGACTGGATCGGCCGCTGCTGGAGCAATACGCGAACTATTGGAAGCAGGTGCTGCAGGGCGATCTCGGCGTGACCTTTGTGGATCGGCGTCCTGTCGCCGAGAAGATCCTCTCTCGCTATCCGGCGACATTGCAATTGGCCGTCGCCGCTCTGCTCGTCGCCGTGCTCATCGCGATCCCGCTCGGCGTGACGGCAGCTCGCCATCACGGAGGGGTGCGCGACGCCGCGGCTTCCATAGTCGCGCTGTTGGGGATCGCACTACCGAACTTCGCCTTGGGTCCGCTGCTGATCCTCCTTTTCTCAGTGAAGCTCCAGCTCTTACCCCCTTCAGGCTTCGGCGATCCGGCGCATCTCGTCCTTCCGGCGTTCACGCTTGGAGCGGCTCTGGCGGCGATCCTCACCCGCTTAGTGCGCACGAGCGTCCTGGAGGAGTTACGCCAAGACTACGTGAAGACAGCTCGCGCCAAGGGCCTCGACGAGCGCACAGTGATCTATCGCCATGTCTTGCGCAATGGCCTCATCCCAGTCGTCACCATCGTGGGCTTGCAATTCGGCGTTTTGCTCGGCGGGGCGATCATCACCGAACGCATCTTCAATTGGCCGGGGATCGGTACGCTCACCATTGAAGCCATCGCCGCGCGCGATTATCCGCTCGTGCAAGGTTGTCTGCTCGTGATCTCGCTGACCTACATCTTCGTCAACACGGCGACCGACCTGCTGTACCGCGTGCTCGATCCTCGGATCAAGGTGGAATGAGCATGGGATGGACGGGGAAGATCGGATGGGTTCTGGTCACGGGGCTGCTCCTTGTGGCGCTCTGGGCGCCGCGCCTGGCCCCCCATGACATCCAAAAACAGGATTTGGCCGCTCGTTTGCAACCGCCTTCGCGGGCTCATCCGATGGGGCGAGACGAATTCGGACGCGATGTCCTCTCCCGATTGCTCTACGGCGCGCGCGTCTCCTTGCGCGTCGGCCTCATGGTCGTCGCCATCTGCGCGAGCGTGGGGACGATCATCGGAGCCATAGCGGGCTACTATGGCGGATGGACGGATCGGCTCATCTCGGGTTTCCTCTTCAACACGTTCCTGGCATTTCCCGGCATTTTGCTGGCCTTGGCGATGATCGCCTTCCTCGGCCCGAGCGTGAACCATTTGATCCTCGCGCTCTCGATCATCGGATGGGTGAGCTACGCGCGCCTCATTCGCGGCCAGGTCCTGAAGGTGAAGGAGTTGGACTTCGTCCAGGCCGCGCGCGCGATGGGCGCCGGCGATGCCCGCATCCTGCTCCGCCACATCCTGCCCAATGTCGTGCAACCGCTCATTGTGCAGGCGACGCTCGGCGTAGCTGGCGCCGTGCTCGCCGAAGCGAGCTTGAGTTTCCTCGGTCTCGGCGTCCAAGAGCCGATGCCCAGTTGGGGGAAAATGCTTGATTCCGGACGCGCGTATTTGACGACGGCCCCTCATTTGGTCCTTTTCCCCGGATTGGCCATCGCCGTGACTGTGCTCGCGTTCAACCTCGCGGGCGATGGGTTGAACGAATGGCTCAATCCGCAACGCTCGCGTCCTCCGTCGTGAGCGATGCGGCGCGCGAAGGGAGGGAGGTCATGGGCTCGCTGATCTTCGACGCGATGTCCGCACTGACGCCGTCGCCGAAGGCGCGGTCTTCGTCTCCCAACGCGATCGCGGGACGGTGCATCCAAGCAAACGGCGCATCACGCTCCGCGAGCGACCCTGAGAGGGGACCTCGGGAGGACGGAAAAGGAGGCCGCACGATGAAGAACCGAGGTGCCGCACTCATGGCGTGGGTCCTTCTCCTCCTGCTGCTTGGTCCTTCGGCAAGTCTCTCTCGTCAATCGGGGCGCCAGGTGGCTGTTCCCACCGTGGAAAAAGCGTTCGATTTTCCAATCGGGGGGAAAGCGCGCGTGGAGAATCTCTCCGGGGGCATCTCTGTGCAGACGTGGTCTCGACCGCGCGTGGAAATGGAGGTGCGTCCCGCGTCCGGTGCCCGCGCTTTTCGCGCCTCGCTGGTATCGCTGAACGTCTCGTCAGAGACCTTCACGTGCGCGATCCCTTCCGTCCCTCAGCTTCGCCTCGATGTGCGGCTGCGCGTGCCGGATGGAACGCTCCTAGAGCTGAAGTCCGCCGATGGAGCGATTGAGGTCTCCGGCGAGCCCGGAACGACGACGATCGAAACGCTCGGGGGGAACATCACGCTGCGCTTGCCGATTAATTTCGATGCGGAGATCACTCTGCTCGCCGCGCAAGGATCCATCCAATCGGAGCTTCCCATCCTCATCAAAGGAAAGTTCGACGCCCATGCCGTCGAAGGCCGAGTGGGGCGCGGCGGGCGCTCGCTGATGGTGAAGACGACGCGCGGCGACATTCGCCTGCTGGCGCT
This genomic interval from Blastocatellia bacterium contains the following:
- a CDS encoding ABC transporter permease yields the protein MSMGWTGKIGWVLVTGLLLVALWAPRLAPHDIQKQDLAARLQPPSRAHPMGRDEFGRDVLSRLLYGARVSLRVGLMVVAICASVGTIIGAIAGYYGGWTDRLISGFLFNTFLAFPGILLALAMIAFLGPSVNHLILALSIIGWVSYARLIRGQVLKVKELDFVQAARAMGAGDARILLRHILPNVVQPLIVQATLGVAGAVLAEASLSFLGLGVQEPMPSWGKMLDSGRAYLTTAPHLVLFPGLAIAVTVLAFNLAGDGLNEWLNPQRSRPPS
- a CDS encoding ABC transporter permease — translated: MNGIAGILLRRLLLVIPVVWAVVTLVFLLLHLVPGDPVLAFLGETATPEQVAEMRRRFGLDRPLLEQYANYWKQVLQGDLGVTFVDRRPVAEKILSRYPATLQLAVAALLVAVLIAIPLGVTAARHHGGVRDAAASIVALLGIALPNFALGPLLILLFSVKLQLLPPSGFGDPAHLVLPAFTLGAALAAILTRLVRTSVLEELRQDYVKTARAKGLDERTVIYRHVLRNGLIPVVTIVGLQFGVLLGGAIITERIFNWPGIGTLTIEAIAARDYPLVQGCLLVISLTYIFVNTATDLLYRVLDPRIKVE